A portion of the Carya illinoinensis cultivar Pawnee chromosome 11, C.illinoinensisPawnee_v1, whole genome shotgun sequence genome contains these proteins:
- the LOC122282547 gene encoding probable LRR receptor-like serine/threonine-protein kinase At4g36180, with protein MLQTTNMQSRRDFERLGCIIFLPLSITACLGDQLSESQYLFNFIKSIDPQNVLGIDWNIGLEHHPCLHKLKGVKCNSRATTIEEIRLENHNLSGIIDADPLCKLRNLRVLSLAKNHIRGTIPDSVSYCSRLTYLNLSNNLLSGTIPLALNRLKYLRSLDISNNLLTGRLPMDLTKLKYLQSSSISNNHLTKQELKNLHTYSLLSSTSQKEARVEALEPTYPPTESSNGQWYGNWKVWIALVLGIGIFVSVIAWILRKKDADLTGKMEILKVLKDPSHKTPPAMAREEVKPIERRSELVFFIEEQERFQLEDLLEATADLRKEC; from the coding sequence AtgttacaaactacaaatatgcAGAGCAGGAGGGATTTTGAGAGGCTGGGATGCATCATTTTCCTTCCGCTCTCAATCACAGCCTGTTTGGGAGATCAGTTATCGGAATCCCAATATTTGTTCAATTTCATTAAATCCATTGATCCACAAAATGTGCTCGGAATTGACTGGAATATTGGGTTGGAGCATCATCCCTGCTTGCATAAGTTGAAGGGTGTAAAGTGCAACTCAAGGGCTACCACCATTGAAGAAATCAGGCTTGAGAATCATAACCTTAGTGGCATCATTGATGCAGATCCCCTTTGCAAGCTCCGAAATCTGCGAGTTCTTAGCTTAGCAAAGAATCACATCAGAGGAACTATTCCTGACTCAGTATCGTATTGCTCAAGGCTGACTTATTTAAATCTAAGCAACAATCTTCTAAGTGGAACGATACCTCTGGCTctaaatagattaaaatatcTCAGGAGCCTGGACATCTCCAACAATCTTCTGACTGGAAGGTTGCCTATGGATCTAACTAAACTGAAATACCTTCAGAGCTCGAGCATCTCTAACAATCATCTTACCAAGCAGGAACTCAAGAACCTCCATACATATTCCTTATTATCAAGTACATCACAGAAGGAAGCCAGGGTAGAGGCATTGGAACCAACGTACCCACCTACGGAGAGCTCTAATGGCCAGTGGTATGGGAACTGGAAAGTCTGGATAGCTCTAGTTCTGGGCATTGGAATCTTTGTTTCGGTGATCGCATGGATACTGAGAAAGAAGGACGCAGACTTAACCGGAAAGATGGAGATTCTGAAGGTACTTAAGGATCCTTCTCATAAAACACCTCCAGCCATGGCCAGAGAGGAAGTTAAGCCAATCGAAAGACGCTCAGAGCTTGTGTTCTTTATTGAAGAGCAGGAAAGGTTCCAATTGGAGGACCTCCTTGAAGCCACAGCTGACTTGCGAAAGGAGTGTTGA